From the Rhodothermus sp. genome, the window TGGTCTTCCAGAGCCCCCCAGAGGCTGCGGCGATATAGATGACGGCAGGATTTTCGGGCAGGGCCTCGACGTCATGAATGCGTCCGCCAATACCAGCCGGACCAATATTCCGGGCGTGCAATTGATGGAAAAGCGCTGGCTGCGCGCCTGTGTCTATCACCCATAGGCCCAGGATTAATCCTATGATGAAACCCCAATGGTTACGCATCGCCTTTGTTGTCCTGATTGTGTTTAGACTTGTAGTTGTTGGTGATAAAAGGGGCCATAGCGTTTGCCACTATGGCCCCTTTCTTCTTCTTTTTTCTTTTGCTAAGCCTGAATTTTCTGATTATCCACCGCTTCCAAAGGGTTGGCAGTTCTGCGTCTGATCAATGTTCGGGTTTGTCTGGCACTCGCTCTGACTGATCGGCAGGCAGGAAGCCCGTGGGTTCACACCGGGATACACGATGGTGCCTCCTTCCAGGAAGGGATGGTTCCAGCGATGGAGGTCCCAGAGGCGTCGTCCCTCTAACCACAGCGTCAGATGCCGCTCACGGTCCAGAATTGACCAGCCATCATTCTCATCCGCATTACGCAAATCACCAACCCCCGAGACGGTAGCTGGATCAATAGGATCCAGCCCATAGAAGCTCCGCACTTCATTGATCTTGGCCAGGGCCGTGGCAAGGTCACCGCCGCGCAGGGCTGCTTCTGCTTCGATGAGACGCATCTCAGTACCTTTCACAACAGGAATGTCTGCGCCCCGTTCTGCATATTTCTCCTGGCGCAGATGCGGCGTGCTCCCATCAGCACCCTGAGCATTCGGGCAATCTCCTTCCCGACAATCCGTGAAGGGTGCGCGCGGATCTGGACCCCCTTGCTCCATAGCCACGCGATGCGCCAGCGTTTGATAGGCCGACATCTCATGACGCTGATGCGTCTCAAGGTAAATCACGTTATATTCGCGCGTTGAGTTGTCCGAGTAGATCGCATAGTAGACGAAATCGGTTGGAACACGCTGCGCATCGGCCACGGCCTTACTCCAATCGCCCAATCCCATATAAGCCTGGGCCCGTCCCCCGTAGGCTGCCAGCAAAATGTCGTCGGTGCCTGCCTGCTGGGCCTGGTTGATCGCTTCGGTGAAGAACTGTACCGCCCGTTCAAAGGCAGCCTCTTTGGGCTGATCTGGCCCGCCATCGAAGGCGACCCGGCAGAAATTCTCACCAAGTACCCGGTTGGCCAATCCGGCAAACAAATAGGCACGCGCGACCCGCGGATCCCCATTGAAGGCCTCTCCCAGCACCTCCTGCATACGTCGCAGGCCATCTTCTGCGACAAAGCGGGCCCGCTGTATACCCTCCCAGTAGGCATCTGTATCCCGATAATCAATAATGCCATGACGCGCCCGCGTCGAAAGGAAATAGCTACCGCTGGCTTCCATTTCGTCCGAAAGCCGTGCTACGATAAAAGCAATATCATCAAAGACCACAGAGAAGTCGGCCGACATGCCGACGACCACGGCATTCAGCGCCCGATCGGTGTTCAGGTCTTCGTCCAGAATGCGGCCCGGGTTCTTTACCTTGAAGAGCCCTTCTTCACATCCCAGCAACGTTCCTGCTCCCAGGCCGATCACCAGGACCACCGACAGCCATCTATAACGGATCATCGTACCTCCTCCGTGCTTTAGAATTCTGCCCGCAAGGTGATGGTGAAGGAACGTGTAGGGGGTAGATTGTAATATTCCTGACGGAAAGCCGCGAAGCTCCGGCTGCCATCCTCAAATGCTTCCGGATCGATGCCCGGATAGTCCGTGATCTTTAGCAGATTGCGTCCCTTGAACTCCAGCCGCATAGCACGCAGCCCCGTCGGCAGAAAGCGTCGGGGTAGCCGGTAGGAGACTGTCACGTGTCGCAGCTTGAAGAAATCCGCGGGCTTGGTCCACATACCATAGGTGGTGAAGTTCGGGTCACACAACGCCCAGTCGTAGGTGCGCAAATCAGCAGTTTGCCCGCTTTCGATCTTCTGCTGCACCTCGTAGCACGGGGGCCACACACGACGTCTCGTGTTCTGATAAGCCACGCCCGACGAAAGCACGTGTCCGCCCTGGCCCTCACCCAGCGCATCGATCGTCAGGTTGCGCCAGAGCGTAAGCGTCATCCCAATGCCAAAGATACGCGTCGGATACGAAGGCCCGATATAGCGTTCTTCCATGATGGGCTCCTCGCCGATCGCATCGCCATTGATCACCACATCGTGGAAATAGGCCGGTGCAGGATAGCCTACCCGATAGTACTGGCGCCAGCCGATATAGATACTTTCCAGGCCTCCCAGGTCCAGGACTTTGCTCAGGTTCGTGGAGTAGTGGCCACTGATCTCCCAGCGTACGTTGCGAGACTGAAGCAGGGCCACCTGGAGTCGCATTTCGACCCCCTTGTTTTCCAGTTCCCCCACATTGCGGAGCTGCGTGTTGATCCAACCCAGGGATGGAATCGGCTGTACTGGAATTAGCGCATCGTAGGTCCGCTGGAAGAAGTACGTGAAGTCGATCAATACCCGATTTTGCAGGAAGAGACTTTCAAAGCCCAGCTCAATTTCCCGACTCCGCTCGGGCCCCAGCTTGGGATCACCGATGTTGGCCGGAGTAACGGCTGGCTGCCCTTCGTCGCCCGAGACCGAATCCCAGGTCCGTACCGCATCGAAGGGCCCAGGCGCTCGGCCACTTTCGCCATAGGCCGCACGCAGCCGGAACGAGTCCCACCAGCGTCTTGGCCAGAAATCAAGCTGGGACGCCACAAAGGAAAGTTGCACTTTGGGATAGTAGGCCAGGCCAAAGTCCTCGCCGAACGTACTGAAGCCGTCTGCGCGCAGACCTGCCGTCACGTAGATCAGATCTCGCCAGCCAAAGCGCTGCTGGATAAAGAACCCCCCACTGGCCACGGTGACGCGATCCTCATCCGCTTGCGTCTTGGCCCCGGAGCTGACCAGCTTATCTCCAGGCCCCGCAAAGTCCTCTCCGAAGCCCCAAACATTGATGAACGAACGACTGAAGATCTGTCCACCCCAGGAGGTGCTGGAGGTGATATCGCTCGTGAGTTCTCGGTCATAGGAGCCCATGTATTCCAGCGTTAGCACCCGGGAGTTATACTGCTCCGCTTCCCGATTGCCCAGCGGCCGGAAGAAAAAGCCCCAGGGGCGCTCTTCCTGATAGTCCTGCGAGACGAAGTCCAGCCCGGCTGTCAGACGGTGGAGCATGGTTGGGGTCGGCGTCCAGTTCACCGTCACCCCCGTCAGGAAGTGATGGTTCGTCGTAAAGAGCTTCATCTCCAGCACCTTACTATCGTCATGGTCCGGCGTATAGTCCCGGGGCCCACGCATGACGTTCAGTAACAACCCTTCGGCATTGTTGCCATCCGGCACCCAACGCGTCCGGCGGAAGGTGTAGGCACTGTTAAAGCGGATGTTCAACTTTGGAGAGGGCGAAAAGCCAAAATTCCCTCGAATCGTGTACATCTGGCTACGCTGTGGATCGATCACCCCATTCTCAATATTGAGCCGACTTGAGAAGAAGTAAGTCAGCAGATTGGATCCGCCCTGCACACTGAGGCTGTAGTCCTGAATGTGTCCGTTGCGCAGCCAGTCGCCATCTTCCGGACATCCTGGAAATTCCGTGCAGTCGTTCATCCAGAGGCCTTTGGGATCTTCCTTGGGCCCAATATGTCCCAGATTGTGAAACCCCTGCGTGATGGAAAGACGCCAGACAGGCCGTCCCTGCGCTCCACGCTTCGTAAAGATCTGGATCACGCCACCTGCGGCCTCAGTCCCATAAAGCGTAGCGGCCGCTGCTCCCTTAACGATTTCTACCCGCTCAATATCTTCAGGATTGAGATCATTCAGAGGGGAAGCAGCCTGATTCATCTCCGGGTCGCCCGGATAATAGAGATTGACGCGAACCCCATCGATGTAGATGATCGGATCATTACTGATCAACGAATTATTCCCGCGGAGGCGAATGGTCGCGCCAGCGCCAACCTGCCCGGAGTTTTCCATTACCGTAATCCCGGGAGCCTTCCCTTGGATCAGGTCTCCAAAATCCGAGATCGCTACCCGCTCCAGCTGGGTCGCTGTAATCTGTTCCAGCGTATTCCCGATCTCCCGCCGCCGGGCCAATCCCCCCGTACCCGTCACCACTACCTCCTCCAACTCCAGCATCGCTGGCTCCAGCGCAAAATCCCGTACGACCACCTCCCCAGCCTGCACCTCCACACGCACCTGTTCAATCTGATAACCCACAAACCGAGCCTCCAGCGTATAGACGCCCGGCGGAATATTCGGTATAACATACCGGCCATCCACATCCGTCGCTGCCCCGGTATTCAGTTCCTGTAGTACAATGTTCACACCGGGCAGCACGTCTCCCGTCGTCGCATCCGTCACCGTTCCGCGAATCGTTCCCGTCTGGGCCCATACCAGCGCCGGCCATACCAGCCAGAACCCGATGCATTGCAGCAGCCGCTGAATCATGGCGCTCTACATGTTTATGTGTAATATTTCTACAAAAAGCGCTTTTTTGCTAAACATAGTATATTGTCCTACTGTAAGGATTCGCAACGTTTTAACAATTTCTGTTTACTTTTTACAATTTCTTAAAAAATATCAAGCTGAACGCTTACCTGCAGTTACGATGCACCGCGGATTCAGACATGGCCTTCTTTGCTGCTTCCTGCTCGTTGGATGTGAGCTTACTCCCCCCGTAGCGCCCTCCGACCTCCCCGAGCTGCAACCAGGCAAAGGGGTCTTCTCGTACACCTATCCTTTTCTGCCCCAACCTCTACGTATATGGTATTACCTGCCTGAAAATTTTCCCCCGAATGGTCGGGTCGTGATTGTGCTGCACGGCGTCAAACGCAATGCCCATATCTATCGCGACCAGTGGATCCCTCACGCCCGTCGTTTCCACTTTCTGGTATTGGCTCCCCGTTTTCCGAAGCAACAATTCTCAAACCGTGGCTACCATCAGGGAAACATGCAGGACGAGAAGGGAAACTTTCAGCCCGAGCGTTACTGGACTTTCACAGTGATCGACTCTCTCTTTCAATCTGTCCGCCGTACCCTTCGTCTTACCACCAGACATTTCGTGCTTTATGGTCACTCTGCAGGAGGTCAGTTTGTCCACCGGTACACACTTTTTCGCTCGTCTACCTCTGCCGATCTACTGATCGCAGCAAATACCGGGTGGTACACAATGCCCCGATGGGACGTAGCCTACCCTTATGGATTGAAGGGAAGCCCGCTGGACCGCCCCGCAGAGCTGGCCCGCGCCTTCCAACGCCGCTTCATTGTGCTGCTGGGTGAAGAAGATACCGATCCCAACGACCCTTACCTGAACAACTCACCCGAAGCGCGAGCGCAGGGCCCTCATCGGCTGGCCCGTGGCCTCAACTTCTACAGAACGGCTCGCCAGATGGCTGACTCGTTAAAGCTGCCTTTCTGTTGGGGACTTCAAACGGTACCCGGCGTCGGTCACAGTAACCGGGCAATGTCAGCGCCAGCGGCAGCGATTATCGTCTTTCCTCCGGATACCCTGATAAACTGCGGGAACTGACCCGTTACCCCCGCAGCCGACGCCAGAGCGCACGCCCAACAAAGCGTAGTCGATCGCCTGTCGGGAAACGTTCCAGGACCGTCTTCACCACCCCCTGCGTGAAGCGGGTACGACGGCTGTAGTCGATGGGCACATCCATCACCACCACATCACCTTCCTGTGCCCACGCGCATGCTTCACGTAACGTGCGCTCGAGCGCCTCCCTGTCGCCCGACAACTGGATGTATCGAGCCCCCACGGCAAGCGCAATGCCCTCAAGGTGCACCTCGCCGATCACCGTACAGGTCTTTCTATTGTAGGGAATCTCCTGCCCCTGGGAAATCTGGCTCAGCTCGCCATCATGAAAAACACAACAGACTACGCCGATCCCCATGCGTCGGGCTGTGAGCAGCTCCAACCCGGTCATCAGAAAGGCGCCGTCTCCCACAATCGCTACCACTGGTCGATCAGGATATGCAAGCTTTGCCCCGACAGCTGCCGGCACGGCATATCCCATACAGTTGAAATCAGAGGGAAGGATGAGCGTACGTGGCCGCCGCACTTCAAAGAGCTCGGCGGTCAGGTATGTGTGATTACCGTCGTCCACCGTCACGATGGCTTCATCAGGTAGCACAGCACGCAACGCATCGAAAAACCGGATCGGATTGATACGCGCGCCGCTGTCGTGGCGATACCAGGTTTCCCGATAGGCCTGCTTGTCGGTCTGGATCTGGTGTGCAACGTGTTCCC encodes:
- a CDS encoding TonB-dependent receptor translates to MIQRLLQCIGFWLVWPALVWAQTGTIRGTVTDATTGDVLPGVNIVLQELNTGAATDVDGRYVIPNIPPGVYTLEARFVGYQIEQVRVEVQAGEVVVRDFALEPAMLELEEVVVTGTGGLARRREIGNTLEQITATQLERVAISDFGDLIQGKAPGITVMENSGQVGAGATIRLRGNNSLISNDPIIYIDGVRVNLYYPGDPEMNQAASPLNDLNPEDIERVEIVKGAAAATLYGTEAAGGVIQIFTKRGAQGRPVWRLSITQGFHNLGHIGPKEDPKGLWMNDCTEFPGCPEDGDWLRNGHIQDYSLSVQGGSNLLTYFFSSRLNIENGVIDPQRSQMYTIRGNFGFSPSPKLNIRFNSAYTFRRTRWVPDGNNAEGLLLNVMRGPRDYTPDHDDSKVLEMKLFTTNHHFLTGVTVNWTPTPTMLHRLTAGLDFVSQDYQEERPWGFFFRPLGNREAEQYNSRVLTLEYMGSYDRELTSDITSSTSWGGQIFSRSFINVWGFGEDFAGPGDKLVSSGAKTQADEDRVTVASGGFFIQQRFGWRDLIYVTAGLRADGFSTFGEDFGLAYYPKVQLSFVASQLDFWPRRWWDSFRLRAAYGESGRAPGPFDAVRTWDSVSGDEGQPAVTPANIGDPKLGPERSREIELGFESLFLQNRVLIDFTYFFQRTYDALIPVQPIPSLGWINTQLRNVGELENKGVEMRLQVALLQSRNVRWEISGHYSTNLSKVLDLGGLESIYIGWRQYYRVGYPAPAYFHDVVINGDAIGEEPIMEERYIGPSYPTRIFGIGMTLTLWRNLTIDALGEGQGGHVLSSGVAYQNTRRRVWPPCYEVQQKIESGQTADLRTYDWALCDPNFTTYGMWTKPADFFKLRHVTVSYRLPRRFLPTGLRAMRLEFKGRNLLKITDYPGIDPEAFEDGSRSFAAFRQEYYNLPPTRSFTITLRAEF
- a CDS encoding alpha/beta hydrolase-fold protein; this translates as MHRGFRHGLLCCFLLVGCELTPPVAPSDLPELQPGKGVFSYTYPFLPQPLRIWYYLPENFPPNGRVVIVLHGVKRNAHIYRDQWIPHARRFHFLVLAPRFPKQQFSNRGYHQGNMQDEKGNFQPERYWTFTVIDSLFQSVRRTLRLTTRHFVLYGHSAGGQFVHRYTLFRSSTSADLLIAANTGWYTMPRWDVAYPYGLKGSPLDRPAELARAFQRRFIVLLGEEDTDPNDPYLNNSPEARAQGPHRLARGLNFYRTARQMADSLKLPFCWGLQTVPGVGHSNRAMSAPAAAIIVFPPDTLINCGN
- a CDS encoding RagB/SusD family nutrient uptake outer membrane protein, which encodes MIRYRWLSVVLVIGLGAGTLLGCEEGLFKVKNPGRILDEDLNTDRALNAVVVGMSADFSVVFDDIAFIVARLSDEMEASGSYFLSTRARHGIIDYRDTDAYWEGIQRARFVAEDGLRRMQEVLGEAFNGDPRVARAYLFAGLANRVLGENFCRVAFDGGPDQPKEAAFERAVQFFTEAINQAQQAGTDDILLAAYGGRAQAYMGLGDWSKAVADAQRVPTDFVYYAIYSDNSTREYNVIYLETHQRHEMSAYQTLAHRVAMEQGGPDPRAPFTDCREGDCPNAQGADGSTPHLRQEKYAERGADIPVVKGTEMRLIEAEAALRGGDLATALAKINEVRSFYGLDPIDPATVSGVGDLRNADENDGWSILDRERHLTLWLEGRRLWDLHRWNHPFLEGGTIVYPGVNPRASCLPISQSECQTNPNIDQTQNCQPFGSGG